The Rickettsiales bacterium genome segment GGGCCTATCGGTTTACGATTTCTTGAACCGCCACTCGCTGATTGAGGCGACGCTGCAAGGGATTCAGAGCGCCGGCAAAGCAGGGCACCTTTTGGCCGAGGCCGAAGGGTTAGATGCGCATGCACTCTCACTAGCGTGCAGGTTAAGCAATGACTGAGTCGATTATTGAGGTGACGTTGGATGAAGCGACGATCCGCTATCGCAACCCCGAGATTAAACATGAACGTGAGATGGCGATCACGGATTTGCTGCATCAAAATAGCTTCAAACCGCATGAGCTAAAAGGCAAAGGGCCTTATAAGCTGCATCTTTCGTCGGTCGATCAACGGCTCTTTATGAGCGTGAAATCGAATGCAGATGAAGGAGAGGGGCAAACGATTATCCTCTCTATGCGTTCGTTTCGCAAACTTATTAAAGATTATTTTATGATGTGGGAGGCCTATAGCGATGGTATTTCGACTCATACGCCTGAGAAAATTCAGGCGCTCGATATGGGGCGTAGAGCCGTGCATAATGAGGGGGCAGAGATGCTGATTAGCAGCTTGGAGAGCCAAGTTGAGGTGTGTTTGGACACCGCACGTCGTATTTTTACTCTTATTTGTATTCTGCATTTAAAATAAGATACTGGCCAAACGCCTAGCTTTGCGTTACTAAGCCTCAAAGATTAAACAACGAATACGGATTTTATGGCTAAAGAAGAACTACTCGAATTTGAAGGAACGGTGGAAGAAGTTCTACCCAATACGATGTTTCGTGTGGTGCTCGAAAATGGGCATGAAGTATTAGCGCATAGCTCAGGCAAGATGCGTAAGAACCGTATCCGTGTACTTGCAGGCGATAGAGTGACGGTCGAAATGACACCTTACGATCTTTCCAAAGGCCGCATCACCTTCCGTCACAAGTAGTTTTGGGGCGCTCAAGTGGCGCGCAGCTTTACGCCGTTAACGGCGGATTGGCCTTGCCAATCTATCCTTGAGATTTTAGGAATGTTTTATGTCAGAATTCTTAATTTTAGCATCCGCTAGTCCGCGTCGGTTGGAGTTGCTCCGACAGGTAGGGATTGAGCCAGATGAAATTATTCCCGCCGAAATTGATGAAGCGCCGCTCAAAGGTGAGCGCCCTGTCACCTATGTTGCGCGCATGGCGAAAGAGAAATGCGCCGCAATTCAACGTGAGGGCGCGACCGTTCTGGCGGCTGATACCGTAGTTGCCTGCGGAAGCCGTATTTTAGGTAAGCCCGAAAATGAAACCCAAGCACGCGAGTTTCTAAAGCTGCTCTCCGGTCGCAGACACCGTGTCTATACTGCTATCTGTGTGAATGGCCGTTGCAAAACGGTACTGACTCACGTCAAGTTCAAGCGCCTATCGGAACAAGAAGTTACGGACTATATCGCCTCGAATGAATGGCAAGGAAAAGCCGGTGGCTACGCCATTCAAGGCCGCGGCGCCGCCTTTGTGCCGTGGATCAACGGATCCTATAGCGCTGTGGTCGGATTGCCGCTAAGTGAGACGCTTTCGCTATTAACGAGTTCTTAGCAACATTTCGCCATACTGGGCGCTAGACAACTTATTCTGAAAACCTATCATAGAGCTATGTCCCGTCCGACTTTGTCCTTGAAAACTTTGTTCCGCACGCTGGTGATCCTTTCGATTCCGGTGTTGGTGGTGTTTTTGGTTTTGTTGCTCAATGACGAGATTGGTTTGGTGCATTTTCTATTGGGCTATGGCTTTGTGCTTTTGCTGTCAGGGATTATGGTGCAGCCGATTTTGAGTAATCTGGCGGCGCTGACCGATTATGTGCGCGATTTGAGCCAAGATAAGAAAACCAAAGCGCCGGATTTGGGCGTGTTGAATATCTCCAGCGATTTATCATCTGCGCTTGTACAGCTACAGCGTAATTGGCAGGAAAAGAAGCAGCAGATGGAATCGGTGATTACCGAGCGTGAGATTCTGGTCGATACGCTGCCGGATATGCTGATTATGACGGATGAGGAGCTGCGCATTGTGCGTACGAATCGTTCGGCGCGCTTGATGTTCGGGCAGAATTTAGCAGGCAAGCACCTGAGTGATATTTTTGAAAGCGATGTGCTAATCAACGCGGTCATTACCGTGGTGGAGAGCCTTAAAGGGCGCGAGGTAGATTTCCATATCGCCGAGCCTGAGCCGAAAGATATTCATGCTATTATCGAACGTTTCCCGATTGCGTCCAAGGGCGGGATGGCGGTAATTATCACGCTCAATGATATTACGCAGCTTAAGCGAATTCAGAAAATGCGCGCCGATTTTGTTGCCAATGCGAGTCACGAAATTCGAACGCCTCTCACGTCAATCGCTGGGTTGATCGAGCTTCTGCAAGGGCCTGCGAAAGATGATATGGAGGCGCATCCGAAATTCTTAGGCATGATGGCAGAGCAGTCGGAGCGGATGAAGAACCTGATTACCGATCTCTTGAGTCTCTCCAAAATTGAGATGAATGCGCATACGGTGCCGGTAAGCGCGGTCGAAATTAGTCGTGTGATTAGGCATGAGAGAGACCATTTTGAATGGGCGGCCAAGCAGAAAAATATCACGATTGAAGTGGATGTGGCGGAAAACCTTCCCAAGATTCGCGGTGAAGAAAATGAATTGAAACAGGTGCTGCATAACCTGATCGGAAACGCGATTAAATATGGTAATGACGGTAGTGAAGTGTTGGTGACAGCCCGTGTGACCTCTGACTTGCCGCGTGATCCGCATTTCGTGCAAACCAAGCGCGCGATGCAAATTACCGTGCGTGATGAAGGCGAGGGGATCTCCAAAGAGCACCTGCCACGCCTAACTGAGCGTTTTTATCGTGTGGATTCTGCGCGTACCCGAAAAGTCGGCGGAACGGGGCTTGGCCTTGCGATTGTAAAACATATCCTCCAGCGTCACCGCGCGGTGATGAAGGTGGAATCCGTTGTCGGCGAAGGCAGTAGCTTCCACGTCTATATTCCGTTGAGTGAGTAAGAGTTATCCACCGATAATATGCGCCTAGAAGTTGACTTTTGGGTCAAAAATGGCAGTTTCGACGCAATTGAAATAACAGAAGAATTTTTATGCTTCTCTCCGTATCGGCTTTATTGCTGCTTTGCCTTGTTTGTTTATTTGTTTCATGGCGTTACACCTTCCCGGCGATTGTGATGTATGCCATTGCAGGGATTTTGTTGGGCGAAGTTTTTGGGGTGCTCGATCCGCAGGAAACACTGGGTACCTATTATTTTGGCCTGATTGCGCTTTGTGTGGCGATTATTCTTTTCGAGGGTGGGCTACATTTAAGTTTTAAAGGGTTGCGCGAGAGTAAGGGCGGGACTTTGCGGATGTTGCTGGTTTCAACGCCGATCAATTTTGTGCTGAATGTGCTGGCGGCGTATTATGTTGCTGATTTCTCGCTAGGACTTTCTTGTGTGATTGCCGGGCTGTTTACGATTACGGGGCCAA includes the following:
- a CDS encoding Maf family protein; the encoded protein is MSEFLILASASPRRLELLRQVGIEPDEIIPAEIDEAPLKGERPVTYVARMAKEKCAAIQREGATVLAADTVVACGSRILGKPENETQAREFLKLLSGRRHRVYTAICVNGRCKTVLTHVKFKRLSEQEVTDYIASNEWQGKAGGYAIQGRGAAFVPWINGSYSAVVGLPLSETLSLLTSS
- a CDS encoding UPF0262 family protein, with product MTESIIEVTLDEATIRYRNPEIKHEREMAITDLLHQNSFKPHELKGKGPYKLHLSSVDQRLFMSVKSNADEGEGQTIILSMRSFRKLIKDYFMMWEAYSDGISTHTPEKIQALDMGRRAVHNEGAEMLISSLESQVEVCLDTARRIFTLICILHLK
- a CDS encoding ATP-binding protein; this translates as MSRPTLSLKTLFRTLVILSIPVLVVFLVLLLNDEIGLVHFLLGYGFVLLLSGIMVQPILSNLAALTDYVRDLSQDKKTKAPDLGVLNISSDLSSALVQLQRNWQEKKQQMESVITEREILVDTLPDMLIMTDEELRIVRTNRSARLMFGQNLAGKHLSDIFESDVLINAVITVVESLKGREVDFHIAEPEPKDIHAIIERFPIASKGGMAVIITLNDITQLKRIQKMRADFVANASHEIRTPLTSIAGLIELLQGPAKDDMEAHPKFLGMMAEQSERMKNLITDLLSLSKIEMNAHTVPVSAVEISRVIRHERDHFEWAAKQKNITIEVDVAENLPKIRGEENELKQVLHNLIGNAIKYGNDGSEVLVTARVTSDLPRDPHFVQTKRAMQITVRDEGEGISKEHLPRLTERFYRVDSARTRKVGGTGLGLAIVKHILQRHRAVMKVESVVGEGSSFHVYIPLSE
- the infA gene encoding translation initiation factor IF-1; the protein is MAKEELLEFEGTVEEVLPNTMFRVVLENGHEVLAHSSGKMRKNRIRVLAGDRVTVEMTPYDLSKGRITFRHK